In Podarcis muralis chromosome 7, rPodMur119.hap1.1, whole genome shotgun sequence, the genomic stretch CTTCCTTCTTAACCAGGCCTGTGGCTTTtcccatctatggccttttagagTGAGTGGGATgtcttgattcctgcattgcaggcggttggactagatgacccttgaggtcccttccaactctacaattctattattctctcTCCCCTGGCTTTAATGTAATGTATttctcgctccataagacgcacctagtttttagaggaggaaaacaagaaaaaaaatattctgaatgaaacagtgggtgtatgatttttgtggttcatgctgtggccacagacatgcgatctgatggtgaatttggggtgacccaatgcaaaaatcctgaggatcaatgtggatccgtgctttgcaaccacatttttgcgccattgcggccacacgcaacagtgggtgcgtgattttttgggtgcaggctgtagccatggacatgctatgtgatctgatggtgaatttggggtgacccaatgcaaaaatcctgaggatccatgggcttttacctccctctcccaggcagcctcctttatcgtagcatcccttatctctcttccaatcccaccgatcagctgcttcctttcaacactcccttccctcttgtttgccttagtgtcttttccttagctggggcagttttttgctcctccttttcttctaatttctctcctcattgctttagtcttcctctttcccccctttgcaagtttgctgtctttacctcccccaccCATCCCAGgctgcctcctttatctctagcatcccttatctccctcccaatcgcttgccgatcagcggcttcgtttcaacacccccttccctctttcaaaaaacaaaacaaaaccatgatctgctttttgcccctgggcaattcggctccagcgaccacgcattcgctccataagatgcacagacatttccccttgttaggaagaaaaaagtgtgtcacatggagtgaaaaatacggtaagttatgtttgggttttccatttttctgtACATCGCTTTGAGTTGCCTGTGACCAAAAAAACCAGCgactggcagatgaagatgatggagtttatggagctggctgatctcaccgggagaattcgcgaccagaaagaagaggaacatcaagaagactggaagaaatttaaagactatttgaataaatattgtaatattaaagatatgtaaccacttgaaagaaacaattaggcctaggattaaactggaattaaatttataaataagaaaatgtacgataAGGAAGATTATGTAATATGAATAGGACTGTGATATGGTCTTTTGAAacactgatattggaaactgctacatataattactaagaaTTTTGGATGGAAGAGATTGAAGgaagtcaaatactatgtttaAGAAGATGAAtggtacttaattttaattaattaagtggtaatatgctgtatgtatcttttttctcttttctcttttattctttgtttttattattgttaatttttttttttactatgtttatctactgaaaataataaatattatttggaaaaacaaacaagccagcgACTGATAAATTCAGTTCTCATAATATTCTCCCAATTCCCTCTTTCGTAGACGTTCCTGAGCCTGAACCTGAACGAGGACGACAACAGCCCGGATGCCAGGCGTTTCCTCCGCTTCCAACGCACCTTCTCTGCCTGCCCTGTCACCCTCTCGGCTTCCAGCTTCGAAGGAACCGGCTGTGCAGTGCACCCGGCCGACACCGTCACTCCCCATGCCACCGCGGCCGGTCCGAGCGACCCAGCGTGGCCCCTCCAGCAGCCGTGGGGCCGGGACTCTGAGCTGCCGCCCACGTCCCTCCAGCGCATCCCCTTCCGGGCGGACCGCTCAACCAGCCTGATCGAGGGCTGCTGCCGCGGCGACACCAAGCCGCCCTCGTCCCGCTACAAGACGGAGCTGTGCCGCACCTTTGAGGAGAGTGGCGTCTGCAAGTACGGGGCCAAGTGCCAGTTTGCCCACGGCGTGGCTGAGCTGCGGGGCCTCAGCCGCCACCCCAAGTACAAGACGGAGCCTTGCCGCACCTTCCACACCTCGGGCATCTGCCCCTACGGCGCACGCTGCCACTTCATCCACAACGCAGAGGAGCGCCGCGTGCCGCCCCCGCGGGCACCCTTGCCGACTCGCCACTGCCCCGCCGCTGACCCCCTGCCTGTGGGCCCCCGCCTTCCGGAGACCTCCTTCCCTCGCGACGCCCTGAGCCAGCCGACTCTCGCCTGCCCCCTCCGTGCCGCCGGAGCCACTCGGGGTTCCCTGTCCTGCCCCTTCGCCTTCCCAGCCCTACTGACGCTGCAGAAGAGCCTTTCCGCCGACTCCCTCTCCGACCAGGAAGACTCCGGGAGTTCGGGGGGCAGCAGTGGATCAGAATCCCCGGGGCTGGGCCCGCTGGGCCGCCGGCTGCCCATCTTCAGCCAGATCTCCGTGTCCGACGACTGAAGGGGCGTTTCGAGGTTGGGAGGAGAAACTGAGCATGGAGAGAAAGATGCGAGATTTCCCTTGTCCGCTCCCAGAGAGAGCTGGAGGCAGCTAGGAACCTCTGCTCTTTGTGTGTGGACGCCCACCTGACTTTCTGCCTCTGCTTAAATAGGTTCGCTAGGTTTCTGCATCGATTCAAAAACCTCATTGACCTGTTTATCCAGAGGCAaccgtgtgtgtttttgtatgctgttggggGGCGAGAGGTGTGTCCTTCTCAGACCACTTCCAGCGCTCTTAAAAACGGTCTGGTTTCTCTTGATATCCTGAGTTGTTTGGGAAGACTCTTTTTTTATCCTgtcaatgattttattttattttattgtttgataAAAAAAACTGACGTTTCTCAAGCAATGGACTGAGATGAACAACTTCTGCTGATTTTCTCTGCTTGAAGGAGGGATCAAGGAAATTATATGCAGAGTGAGAAGGACGTGGAACCACGAGAACAGGCGACGTCCTGCTTGCTGCGATAGTTTTACAGAGAGTGGCCAGGGACATGTGGGAAGTCTGGAGCAAAGCCGACTCCATGGAACGTGGCGAGATTTTTTGTGGCATCCAGAAGGGTGTTGTTTTCTGCCAGGCTACTCACATTTTCTCAGGGTCTCCTCCCCCAACTTGGTGCTCAtatgttggactacgactcccattatCCGTAGTCATCACTGCACAtggctgggaattgcagtccaaaacttctggcatgggcaccaagttggggaaatcTGGCTTAGGGCCttggcaaaaaaaatatattgtgaccCGTGAATTATGGGGTTCTGTTTCTGACTCCAAAAGATTTGCATAACTTTTTTCCGATACCGTTGTGATGTATTCAACCAaatcctacacagagtagacccactagcATTCAGGGACCTAAGTCAGCCGTGTTCCTTATCTCCAGTTGGTCTCCTCTGTGTAGCGCTAGCATTGGATAGGGCCCTGAATGTTGGCTCCTGTCTCCATGCGAGAAGGAGCCGACAAATCTGCAGCTACTTGTGCTTTTTTGTCTTTTTGAAGCTGCAATATGGAAAAACTTAATTTTGGTGgttgccttccccacccccacccccaaaaaaaagcctTAAGCAAGGGCTTTCCTTTGTGTTTTTTCAGCTGAGGATCTGGCGACATGGAAAAAGGGAAAGCCAAGAACTTTCTGACTATGGGCAGGAAAGCTGGAGGGTGAAACTGACAGAATGAAAAACTTAAACTGACAAATACTCGCCTGCCAAGatcaagatctctctctctctctctctctctctctctctttctgtctttacTGAGGGGGTGGGAGAAATGGGAGAGAAGACCTCAAAAACTGACCAGACGCCgaaagcattttttaatttttaagggAGCGGCGGCGCATTGGAATCGGAACTCTTCCCACAAATTTGAGCCCTTAGAGGAAAGAATGTTGGATGTTTCTGAATGgccgggtgggtggggagaagagattGTATTAACGGCGGGTTTCGCATTTTCTCAGGCCAAACACCCAAGTGcttcttaatttattcatttttgcagaGCAGGTTGGGAAGAAGATGAGTTGGG encodes the following:
- the LOC114603103 gene encoding mRNA decay activator protein ZFP36L2-B-like, translated to MPSYFLSPFQELDDALCKTFLSLNLNEDDNSPDARRFLRFQRTFSACPVTLSASSFEGTGCAVHPADTVTPHATAAGPSDPAWPLQQPWGRDSELPPTSLQRIPFRADRSTSLIEGCCRGDTKPPSSRYKTELCRTFEESGVCKYGAKCQFAHGVAELRGLSRHPKYKTEPCRTFHTSGICPYGARCHFIHNAEERRVPPPRAPLPTRHCPAADPLPVGPRLPETSFPRDALSQPTLACPLRAAGATRGSLSCPFAFPALLTLQKSLSADSLSDQEDSGSSGGSSGSESPGLGPLGRRLPIFSQISVSDD